Proteins co-encoded in one Microbacterium hydrocarbonoxydans genomic window:
- a CDS encoding MBL fold metallo-hydrolase: MNHSRSFSEVAPGFFCLAVADVNCYLIATPDGLTLVDAGIPGTRRPLRALLSHLGASEGDIDAIVLTHGHFDHVGVASGIRAHGAKVFVHAADAHLARHPYSYRPASPRLPYLLAHPRGIPVIARMAVHGALGVRGVDALGRVHHGRPVDVPGSPVAVWTPGHTEGHCAFFFEEQGVLLSGDALVTLDPYTGESGPQIVATAATADAERALSSLDALAQTSARLVLPGHGRPWRDGAERAVQQAARRGAH, translated from the coding sequence ATGAACCACTCTCGATCCTTCAGCGAGGTCGCACCGGGTTTCTTCTGCCTGGCGGTCGCAGACGTGAACTGCTATCTGATCGCGACGCCCGACGGGCTCACCCTGGTCGATGCGGGGATTCCTGGAACGCGGCGTCCGCTGCGAGCGCTTCTCTCGCATCTGGGAGCGTCCGAAGGCGACATCGATGCGATCGTCCTGACACACGGTCACTTCGATCACGTGGGCGTCGCCTCGGGCATCCGCGCACACGGAGCGAAGGTGTTCGTGCATGCCGCGGACGCGCATCTGGCCCGGCATCCGTACAGCTACCGACCGGCGAGTCCTCGCCTGCCCTATCTGCTCGCCCACCCTCGGGGCATCCCCGTGATCGCGCGGATGGCCGTTCATGGCGCGCTCGGCGTGCGTGGTGTGGACGCTCTCGGGCGCGTCCACCACGGCCGGCCGGTCGACGTGCCGGGCTCGCCCGTGGCCGTCTGGACACCCGGCCACACCGAGGGCCACTGCGCCTTCTTCTTCGAGGAGCAGGGGGTGCTGCTCTCGGGCGACGCGCTGGTGACTCTCGATCCCTACACGGGGGAGTCGGGTCCTCAGATCGTCGCGACGGCCGCGACGGCGGATGCGGAGAGAGCGCTCTCGTCTCTCGATGCTCTTGCGCAGACATCGGCGCGCCTCGTCCTTCCGGGGCACGGCCGACCATGGCGCGACGGCGCAGAGCGCGCCGTGCAGCAGGCCGCGCGGCGCGGCGCCCACTGA
- a CDS encoding zinc-dependent alcohol dehydrogenase, with protein MRAMTYRGPYKVRVEEKPEPRVRHPNDAIVRVTRAAICGSDLHLFHGMMPDTRIGHTFGHEIVGVVEEVGPSVQTLQRGDRVMVPFNIYCGSCYFCSRGLFSNCHNVNPNATAVGGIYGYSHSTGGYDGGQAEFVRVPFADVGPSVIPDWLSSEDALLLTDAFSTGYFGAQLGEIAPLDTVVVFGAGPVGLAAARSAWFLGAGRVIVVDHIDYRLQKARTFAHAETIHLSEVPDIVLALKKATGHLGADVVIDAVGAEADGSVVQHLTGAKLKLQGGSPVALNWAIDSARKGGTVSVIGAYGPLTSAVRMGDVVNKGLTLRANQAPVKRQWPRLLEHIREGHVRPSELLTHRFPLEHIAEAYHVFSAKLDDCVKPLVVVGEE; from the coding sequence ATGAGAGCGATGACCTACCGAGGCCCCTACAAGGTCCGGGTCGAGGAGAAGCCCGAGCCGCGCGTCCGGCATCCGAACGATGCGATCGTCCGAGTGACCAGGGCGGCGATCTGCGGATCCGATCTGCATCTGTTCCACGGCATGATGCCCGACACGCGCATCGGCCATACCTTCGGGCACGAGATCGTGGGGGTCGTCGAAGAGGTGGGTCCCTCGGTGCAGACGCTGCAGCGCGGAGACCGCGTCATGGTGCCCTTCAACATCTACTGCGGCTCGTGTTACTTCTGCAGTCGAGGTCTCTTCTCGAACTGTCACAACGTGAATCCGAATGCGACGGCGGTCGGCGGGATCTACGGCTATTCGCACAGCACCGGAGGATATGACGGCGGCCAGGCGGAGTTCGTGCGCGTGCCGTTCGCGGATGTGGGCCCCTCGGTCATCCCCGACTGGTTGAGCTCCGAAGATGCGCTGCTGCTGACCGACGCGTTCTCCACCGGCTACTTCGGCGCTCAGCTCGGCGAGATCGCTCCCCTCGACACGGTCGTCGTCTTCGGCGCGGGCCCGGTGGGTCTCGCGGCCGCCCGCTCGGCCTGGTTCCTCGGTGCGGGCCGGGTGATCGTCGTGGATCACATCGACTACCGACTGCAGAAGGCGCGCACGTTCGCGCACGCCGAGACCATCCATCTGTCCGAGGTGCCCGACATCGTTCTCGCGCTCAAGAAGGCCACCGGCCACCTGGGAGCCGATGTCGTGATCGATGCCGTGGGAGCCGAGGCAGACGGCAGCGTGGTGCAGCACCTCACCGGGGCGAAGCTGAAACTCCAGGGCGGTTCGCCGGTCGCCCTCAACTGGGCGATCGACTCGGCGCGCAAAGGCGGCACGGTCTCGGTGATCGGCGCCTACGGCCCGCTCACCTCGGCGGTGCGCATGGGCGATGTCGTGAACAAGGGGCTCACCCTCCGAGCGAACCAGGCTCCGGTCAAGCGACAGTGGCCACGTCTGCTCGAGCACATCCGCGAAGGCCATGTGCGCCCGTCCGAGCTTCTCACCCACCGGTTCCCCCTGGAGCACATCGCGGAGGCCTATCACGTGTTCTCCGCCAAGCTGGATGACTGCGTGAAACCGCTCGTGGTCGTCGGAGAGGAGTGA
- a CDS encoding ferredoxin reductase has translation MTSSPWHRARVDSVRPATAHGRVLSLRVDGWPGNLAGQHVDVRLTAEDGYQAVRSYSLASSGDGDVLELAVDEVPDGEVSPYLVEDVRPGDELEVRGPIGAYFVWTPEQTEPVQLIAGGSGIVPLLAMAREHARVAGSAPMRMLYAVRSADDAFYADELRGIVDDAFALDWAYSRSAPEGSARPAGRVDAATIEASVIPASEHPSVYVCGPTGFVEAVADLLVAAGHTPGRIRTERFGGA, from the coding sequence GTGACCTCGTCACCGTGGCACCGTGCCAGAGTCGACAGCGTCCGCCCGGCCACGGCTCACGGCCGCGTCCTGTCGTTGCGCGTCGACGGGTGGCCGGGGAACCTGGCCGGTCAGCATGTCGACGTGCGTCTGACTGCGGAAGACGGGTACCAGGCGGTGCGGTCGTATTCGCTCGCGTCTTCCGGTGACGGCGACGTGCTCGAGCTCGCGGTCGACGAGGTTCCCGACGGCGAGGTCTCTCCCTACCTGGTGGAGGACGTTCGCCCGGGCGACGAGCTGGAGGTGCGCGGTCCGATCGGCGCGTACTTCGTGTGGACGCCCGAGCAGACCGAGCCCGTGCAGCTCATCGCGGGCGGATCGGGGATCGTCCCGCTCCTCGCGATGGCTCGGGAACACGCGCGCGTGGCCGGATCGGCACCCATGCGGATGCTGTACGCGGTGCGCTCGGCGGATGACGCGTTCTACGCCGATGAGCTCCGCGGCATCGTCGATGATGCGTTCGCCCTCGACTGGGCGTACAGCCGCTCGGCCCCCGAAGGCTCCGCGCGACCGGCCGGAAGGGTGGATGCGGCGACGATCGAGGCATCTGTCATCCCCGCCTCTGAGCACCCTTCCGTCTACGTCTGCGGCCCCACCGGTTTCGTCGAAGCGGTCGCAGATCTGCTCGTCGCGGCCGGGCATACGCCGGGCCGCATCCGCACCGAGCGCTTCGGAGGTGCCTGA
- a CDS encoding sigma-70 family RNA polymerase sigma factor, translated as MLSNSAVSADHSTGGDSLPTPEKLARDNMPLATFLAVEKARSATHVDLDDLLSAARLGLARAALSYDASRGIPFGAFASGQINWAMLSEMRRADPAGERSRDKIERVRLAGETVSARTGRPATTAELAKESGLDIAAVVEMQKLDEMVRTATSFEEHFDVETGRQAADLTDSVILPEHAVERSELRTMLARVIEALPEAMRNVVRGIYLEDRMVKDIAEELAVSHAYVSKLRSKALVLMREAMQAWEDGTGGDRSTKAKSEFFEALFGMPAPVGPPASERLLAAV; from the coding sequence TTGCTGAGTAATTCTGCTGTTTCTGCTGATCACAGCACCGGCGGCGATTCCCTTCCGACGCCCGAGAAGCTCGCTCGCGACAATATGCCGCTCGCCACCTTCCTGGCGGTCGAGAAGGCGAGGTCTGCGACGCATGTCGATCTCGACGACCTGCTCTCGGCCGCACGGCTGGGGCTCGCACGGGCCGCCCTGTCGTATGACGCCTCGCGCGGCATCCCCTTCGGCGCGTTCGCGAGTGGGCAGATCAACTGGGCGATGCTGTCTGAGATGCGCCGGGCAGACCCCGCAGGCGAACGCAGCCGCGACAAGATCGAGCGCGTGCGTCTCGCGGGCGAGACCGTGTCGGCGCGAACCGGTCGCCCGGCCACGACTGCCGAGCTGGCGAAGGAGTCGGGCCTCGACATCGCCGCAGTGGTGGAGATGCAGAAGCTCGACGAGATGGTGCGCACCGCCACCAGCTTCGAGGAGCACTTCGACGTGGAGACCGGGCGTCAGGCGGCTGACCTCACCGACAGCGTGATCCTGCCCGAGCACGCGGTCGAACGATCCGAGCTGCGCACGATGCTCGCGCGGGTCATCGAGGCGCTGCCGGAAGCGATGCGGAACGTGGTTCGCGGCATCTATCTCGAGGATCGCATGGTCAAGGACATCGCGGAAGAACTCGCGGTGAGCCACGCCTACGTCTCGAAGCTGCGATCGAAGGCTCTCGTACTGATGCGCGAGGCGATGCAGGCCTGGGAGGACGGCACAGGCGGTGACCGCTCCACCAAGGCCAAGTCGGAGTTCTTCGAAGCGCTGTTCGGCATGCCGGCACCGGTCGGGCCACCTGCCTCCGAGCGGCTGCTCGCGGCAGTCTGA
- a CDS encoding manganese catalase family protein, with protein sequence MFFHRQELQFNATPEAPDAVYARKLQEVLGGQYGEITVALQYQFQAWNMHIPGKYRDLVFGIGAEEMGHVEMLAIMIAQLLEKSPLGITEDAVQDDPTVAAIIGGTDVQQGIVAGAGARPVDSNGNPWQGSYITSSGNLLADFTANANAEMQGRVQVARLYHMTDDHGVRDLLGFLLARDTMHQNQWLAAVEELKAEGAETLPVPSNFPLSKEHRDVSYQYLNFSDGPAAADGSWASGPTPDGHGEFSYHEGPTTTATMPPPTHPDSRFYGTTELPNVVEKVAGTVQDVTKTE encoded by the coding sequence ATGTTCTTCCATCGACAGGAACTTCAGTTCAACGCCACACCCGAGGCCCCCGATGCCGTCTATGCCCGCAAGCTCCAGGAGGTCCTGGGTGGCCAGTACGGTGAGATCACCGTCGCGCTGCAGTACCAGTTCCAGGCGTGGAACATGCACATCCCGGGCAAGTACCGCGATCTGGTCTTCGGCATCGGCGCCGAAGAGATGGGTCACGTCGAGATGCTCGCGATCATGATCGCCCAGCTGCTCGAGAAGTCGCCGCTGGGGATCACCGAGGACGCTGTGCAGGACGACCCGACCGTCGCGGCGATCATCGGAGGCACCGACGTGCAGCAGGGAATCGTCGCCGGCGCCGGAGCACGTCCCGTCGACAGCAACGGCAACCCGTGGCAGGGCTCGTACATCACGTCGAGCGGCAATCTGCTCGCCGACTTCACCGCCAACGCGAATGCCGAGATGCAGGGTCGCGTGCAGGTCGCCCGGCTCTACCACATGACCGATGACCACGGAGTCCGCGACCTGCTGGGCTTCCTGCTCGCGAGAGACACCATGCACCAGAATCAGTGGCTCGCCGCGGTGGAGGAGCTGAAGGCGGAGGGTGCCGAGACCCTCCCCGTGCCGAGCAACTTCCCGCTTTCGAAGGAGCACCGCGACGTCTCTTACCAGTACCTGAACTTCAGCGACGGCCCCGCCGCCGCCGACGGGAGCTGGGCGAGCGGTCCCACACCCGACGGACACGGTGAGTTCAGCTACCACGAAGGCCCGACCACCACGGCCACGATGCCTCCTCCCACCCACCCCGATTCGCGCTTCTACGGAACGACCGAACTGCCCAACGTCGTCGAGAAGGTGGCGGGCACGGTGCAGGACGTCACGAAGACCGAGTAG
- a CDS encoding alpha/beta hydrolase — protein sequence MMLTVRGMQFRAIESGARDAADTIVLIHGIGMSHRYLARLHRALAPSARVVSLDLPGFGGLAKPPRTVTIEEMAECLAEVLSAITDDRVVLVGHSMGAQWAVETATRHPARVAGVIAIGPVVDDARRTLSAQALALARDTLGETPATNFIVFTDYLRCGPRWYLRQAAHMLSYRIEDAVRSLRVPLLVMRGAKDPVAGAAWCARLAARGREVGLITIPGRHHVVQRSAPEEVATAIREWGDRLRA from the coding sequence ATGATGCTGACCGTGCGCGGCATGCAGTTCCGCGCGATCGAGAGCGGCGCCCGTGACGCCGCCGACACGATCGTGCTGATCCACGGCATCGGGATGTCACACCGCTATCTCGCGCGACTGCACCGTGCGCTCGCTCCTTCTGCGCGTGTCGTCTCGCTCGACCTGCCCGGGTTCGGAGGCCTTGCCAAGCCCCCTCGGACCGTGACGATCGAGGAGATGGCCGAGTGCCTCGCCGAGGTCCTGTCCGCGATCACCGACGACAGGGTGGTGCTCGTCGGTCACTCCATGGGCGCCCAGTGGGCCGTCGAGACGGCGACTCGCCATCCCGCGCGGGTCGCCGGAGTGATCGCGATCGGACCGGTCGTCGACGACGCCCGTCGAACGCTCTCTGCGCAGGCCCTCGCGCTCGCTCGCGACACTCTCGGCGAGACCCCGGCGACGAACTTCATCGTCTTCACCGACTATCTGCGGTGCGGCCCCCGCTGGTACCTCCGGCAGGCCGCGCACATGCTGAGCTACCGGATCGAAGACGCGGTGCGGAGCCTCAGGGTGCCTCTGCTCGTCATGCGCGGCGCGAAGGATCCCGTCGCCGGCGCGGCGTGGTGCGCTCGCCTCGCGGCGAGAGGCCGCGAGGTCGGGCTCATCACGATCCCCGGCAGGCACCACGTCGTGCAGAGATCTGCGCCCGAGGAGGTGGCGACCGCGATTCGGGAATGGGGCGACCGGCTCCGGGCGTGA
- a CDS encoding carbohydrate ABC transporter permease, which produces MSTTIRPVPLTPPPGPESPTGTVAVSVPGRRRRRRALGRPKSLVARILLTIVLIGFGLLFLYPFVWLIAASLKPRGEVFDNSLFPRTFVPENYIEVWNQLPLLNWVWNSVAIALLAAGTVAISSSIVAFGFAYFRFPGRKLLFGLVLATMMLPGAVTMIPVYLIWKQTGMLGTWVPLWGMNLFGSAFYIFLQRQFFLGLPRELFEAARLDGASAWGLFWRIAMPLSIPSFVIVFLFEFQASWNNLQASLIYLNAGSVDEFTAPLGIAYAMTKYSPTAGGHGDYQYVMVASLIVTLPMLLLFAFGQRYFIEGVATQGRKG; this is translated from the coding sequence ATGTCCACGACGATCCGCCCCGTCCCCCTCACCCCGCCGCCGGGGCCCGAATCCCCGACCGGCACCGTGGCAGTCTCCGTTCCCGGTCGCCGGCGCAGGCGCAGAGCTCTGGGCAGGCCAAAGAGCCTCGTGGCGCGCATCCTTCTGACGATCGTGCTGATCGGGTTCGGTCTGCTGTTCCTCTACCCCTTCGTCTGGCTGATCGCCGCGAGCCTCAAGCCACGGGGAGAGGTGTTCGACAACAGTCTCTTCCCGCGCACCTTCGTTCCCGAGAACTACATCGAGGTGTGGAATCAGCTGCCTCTGCTGAACTGGGTGTGGAACAGCGTCGCGATCGCGCTGCTCGCCGCAGGCACCGTGGCCATCTCGAGCTCGATCGTCGCCTTCGGCTTCGCGTACTTCCGATTCCCCGGCCGCAAGCTGCTGTTCGGACTCGTGCTGGCGACCATGATGCTGCCCGGTGCCGTGACCATGATCCCGGTCTACCTGATCTGGAAGCAGACCGGCATGCTGGGCACCTGGGTGCCGCTGTGGGGTATGAATCTGTTCGGGTCGGCGTTCTACATCTTCCTGCAGCGCCAGTTCTTCCTCGGCCTCCCCCGGGAGCTTTTCGAAGCCGCACGGCTCGACGGTGCGAGCGCGTGGGGTCTGTTCTGGCGCATCGCGATGCCGCTCTCGATCCCGTCGTTCGTGATCGTGTTCCTGTTCGAGTTCCAGGCCAGCTGGAACAATCTGCAGGCATCGCTGATCTATCTCAACGCCGGCTCGGTCGACGAGTTCACCGCGCCGCTCGGCATCGCCTACGCGATGACCAAGTACAGCCCGACGGCGGGTGGCCACGGCGACTATCAGTACGTGATGGTGGCTTCGCTGATCGTGACTCTGCCGATGCTCCTGCTCTTCGCCTTCGGCCAGCGCTACTTCATCGAGGGCGTCGCCACCCAGGGCCGCAAGGGCTGA
- a CDS encoding sulfite oxidase-like oxidoreductase — protein sequence MAVISRGFGARRRESNDRLPPGQYLTEDFPVLSAGPTPHVSTDTWEFAVVGLDGIRRTWSWDDLQELPIDTITTDIHCVTRWSKLGTQWRGVSLDHLLQDAGDGDFTRVFSYGGYTTNVPRADLTGGKAWIAFEFEGEPLAAEHGGPARLLVPHLYFWKSAKWVHGLDLLQDNEPGFWEQNGYNMYGDPWKEERYW from the coding sequence ATGGCTGTGATCTCCCGCGGCTTCGGTGCACGGCGACGCGAATCGAATGACCGACTCCCCCCGGGCCAGTACCTCACCGAGGACTTCCCGGTGCTCTCTGCCGGACCCACCCCTCACGTCTCGACCGACACCTGGGAGTTCGCAGTCGTGGGCCTCGACGGCATCCGCCGCACCTGGTCGTGGGACGACCTGCAGGAGCTGCCGATCGACACGATCACCACCGACATCCACTGCGTGACCCGGTGGTCAAAGCTCGGCACGCAGTGGCGCGGAGTCTCGCTCGATCATCTGCTGCAGGATGCCGGAGACGGCGACTTCACCCGAGTCTTCTCCTACGGCGGGTACACAACCAACGTTCCCCGTGCCGACCTCACCGGCGGCAAGGCCTGGATCGCCTTCGAGTTCGAGGGCGAGCCGCTCGCAGCGGAGCACGGCGGACCCGCGCGACTCCTCGTCCCCCACCTCTACTTCTGGAAGTCCGCGAAGTGGGTTCACGGTCTGGATCTGCTGCAGGACAACGAGCCCGGATTCTGGGAGCAGAACGGCTACAACATGTACGGCGACCCCTGGAAAGAAGAGCGTTACTGGTGA
- a CDS encoding GAF and ANTAR domain-containing protein yields MSEPFDDALSDLERSGRQLDALSGFFVERFPVTGAAVSTVGDVLGSETISATDDVAARLDELQFDLGEGPCWEAMRTSAAVLEPDFRRRGVARWPAFVAAVEDDVEVASMFAFPLTVGEIKMGAVDLYSAEPVTLSPRECTQARAMAEVVSRHVLRDALAGFADHDAQTGTYSRRTVHQATGIVLAQLDIGPDDALLMLQARAFSTGQRVMEVAQAVVDGTLRFSRTSGGIEAGS; encoded by the coding sequence ATGAGTGAGCCATTCGACGATGCGCTGAGCGATCTGGAGCGTTCCGGTCGTCAGCTGGACGCCCTCAGCGGCTTCTTCGTCGAGCGGTTCCCGGTCACGGGTGCCGCGGTCTCGACGGTGGGGGATGTTCTCGGCAGCGAGACGATCTCCGCCACGGATGACGTGGCTGCACGTCTCGACGAACTGCAGTTCGACCTCGGCGAAGGACCCTGCTGGGAGGCCATGCGCACCTCCGCCGCTGTGCTCGAGCCGGACTTCCGGCGTCGCGGAGTCGCTCGATGGCCGGCGTTCGTCGCGGCCGTGGAGGACGACGTCGAGGTCGCGTCGATGTTCGCCTTCCCACTGACGGTCGGTGAGATCAAGATGGGCGCGGTCGACCTCTACTCGGCTGAGCCCGTCACTCTCAGCCCGCGAGAATGCACACAGGCGAGAGCCATGGCCGAGGTCGTGAGCCGGCATGTTCTTCGCGATGCGCTGGCGGGCTTCGCAGACCACGACGCGCAGACGGGGACCTACTCCCGACGCACGGTTCATCAGGCCACGGGGATCGTTCTCGCTCAGCTCGACATCGGTCCGGATGACGCGCTGCTCATGCTCCAGGCGCGGGCATTCTCGACCGGGCAGCGCGTGATGGAGGTCGCTCAGGCGGTGGTCGACGGCACTCTCCGTTTCTCTCGCACGTCGGGCGGGATCGAGGCGGGATCATGA
- a CDS encoding GAF and ANTAR domain-containing protein: MTAATREARLLQLFATLADTMVDDYDVVDLLQTLVDACQELLDASDAGILLADPAGDLELIASTSEATELVEVMQLGAEAGPCIECFLTGSAVSVPDIASDSRNWPLFRQAALENGFAAIEAIPMTLRNTTIGTLNLLRSEAGSPPAEDLSAARAFADVATIGILHERSLREQESLSSQLQTALNSRVMIEQAKGVVSFTAGVSIPDAFTLMRTFARSRGLRLSEVAERIVQREITLGSPES, from the coding sequence ATGACCGCGGCGACACGCGAGGCGCGGCTGCTGCAGCTCTTCGCGACACTGGCAGACACGATGGTCGACGACTATGACGTCGTCGACCTGCTGCAGACCCTCGTCGACGCGTGTCAGGAGCTTCTCGACGCGAGTGACGCCGGCATCCTCCTCGCCGACCCTGCCGGCGATCTCGAACTCATCGCGTCGACGAGCGAGGCGACCGAGCTCGTCGAGGTGATGCAGCTCGGCGCTGAGGCGGGGCCCTGCATCGAGTGCTTCCTCACGGGTTCCGCGGTGTCGGTGCCGGACATCGCGTCGGACTCCCGCAACTGGCCGCTCTTTCGCCAGGCCGCGCTCGAGAACGGATTCGCGGCCATCGAGGCGATACCGATGACGCTGCGGAACACGACCATCGGCACCCTGAATCTGCTGCGTTCGGAAGCCGGATCCCCACCCGCAGAAGACCTCTCCGCGGCTCGAGCATTCGCTGACGTCGCCACCATCGGGATCCTGCACGAGCGAAGCCTTCGCGAGCAGGAGTCGCTGTCGTCTCAGCTGCAGACCGCGCTGAACAGCCGCGTCATGATCGAGCAGGCGAAGGGCGTCGTCTCGTTCACGGCTGGTGTGTCGATCCCCGACGCCTTCACCCTCATGCGCACCTTCGCCCGCAGTCGCGGCCTTCGCCTGAGCGAGGTGGCTGAGCGGATCGTCCAGCGCGAGATCACGCTCGGATCACCGGAGTCCTGA
- a CDS encoding DUF6510 family protein: MHAHPGHHTRLDGNAAGGMLLELFGRDMTTARGTCAHCEREAELGDAVAELDPAGVILLCRGCGRTLLTCLHLDGRYTLDIGALARLHWPTVSD; the protein is encoded by the coding sequence ATGCACGCCCACCCCGGTCACCACACGAGACTCGACGGCAACGCCGCCGGCGGGATGCTGCTCGAACTGTTCGGCAGAGACATGACCACCGCTCGAGGCACCTGTGCGCACTGCGAGCGAGAGGCCGAACTCGGCGACGCCGTCGCAGAGCTCGATCCGGCGGGAGTGATCCTGCTCTGCCGCGGATGCGGTCGCACGCTGCTGACGTGTCTTCACCTCGATGGGCGATACACCCTCGATATCGGCGCGCTGGCGCGCTTGCACTGGCCGACTGTCAGCGACTGA
- a CDS encoding flagellin, with protein MGLQIATNVGALNAYRNLSVNQNDVSKSLEKLSSGLRINRAADDAAGLAISEGLRSQVNGLNVAARNAQDGISVIQTAEGALTEVHSILQRVRDLAVQAGNDSNNADSRTAITTEVTQLVDELERIADSANFNGIQLLDGTAGATGNGTLSFQVGADGSASSQITVDLSSANIKDLATQLRTDIVTTDGFADPTVAAATITTVDTAIKSVSSARADLGAVQNRFESTINSLQVSAENLAAAKSRIADTDMAAEMVKYTASNILQQAGTAMLAQANQSGQGVLQLLR; from the coding sequence ATGGGTCTTCAGATCGCAACCAACGTCGGTGCACTCAACGCGTACCGCAACCTGTCCGTCAACCAGAACGACGTCTCGAAGTCGCTCGAGAAGCTCTCGAGCGGTCTGCGCATCAACCGCGCAGCCGATGACGCCGCCGGTCTCGCCATCTCCGAGGGTCTGCGTTCGCAGGTCAACGGCCTGAACGTCGCAGCCCGCAACGCTCAGGACGGCATCTCGGTCATCCAGACCGCAGAAGGCGCGCTCACCGAGGTCCACTCGATCCTGCAGCGCGTGCGTGACCTCGCCGTCCAGGCCGGTAACGACTCGAACAACGCCGACTCGCGCACCGCGATCACCACCGAGGTGACGCAGCTGGTCGACGAGCTCGAGCGCATCGCCGACAGCGCCAACTTCAACGGCATCCAGCTGCTCGACGGTACCGCCGGAGCCACCGGCAACGGCACCCTCAGCTTCCAGGTGGGCGCCGACGGTTCTGCATCCAGCCAGATCACCGTCGACCTGAGCAGCGCGAACATCAAGGATCTCGCCACGCAGCTGCGCACCGACATCGTGACGACCGACGGCTTCGCCGACCCGACGGTGGCGGCTGCCACCATCACCACGGTCGACACCGCCATCAAGAGCGTCTCGTCGGCCCGCGCCGACCTCGGTGCGGTGCAGAACCGCTTCGAGTCGACGATCAACTCGCTGCAGGTCTCGGCCGAGAACCTGGCCGCTGCGAAGAGCCGCATCGCCGACACCGACATGGCTGCCGAGATGGTCAAGTACACCGCCTCGAACATCCTGCAGCAGGCCGGCACCGCCATGCTCGCGCAGGCCAACCAGTCGGGCCAGGGCGTCCTGCAGCTGCTCCGTTGA
- a CDS encoding sugar ABC transporter permease — protein sequence MKTAHRQRRHRDPYNRREVLAGYLFISPWILGFLIFTAGAMAYSLYISFSNYNLATNSAQPVGVANYAELFDDPRVGLSLANTLFYVVMAVPLEIIFALILALLLNRVGRGAGFFRVLYYLPKMTPAVATAAVFFLLLNGNSGAINQFLRLFGISGPQWLVDPAWVKPSIVIMTLWTVAGTMVIFLAALKNVPVELYEVASLDGAGAVRRFFSITLPMISGAMFFNVIVLSIAAFQIFDQAYLLFWRDQSNASPEASLFYAIYLFQQAFRQFDFGFAAAMAWLLFVIIMLITLVQVKVGNRFVYYEGDR from the coding sequence ATGAAGACTGCGCACCGGCAGCGACGACACCGCGATCCGTACAACAGGCGTGAGGTGCTGGCCGGATACCTGTTCATCTCGCCGTGGATCCTGGGCTTCCTGATCTTCACGGCGGGCGCGATGGCGTACAGCCTCTACATCTCGTTCAGCAACTACAACCTCGCGACCAACTCGGCGCAGCCCGTCGGCGTCGCGAACTACGCCGAGCTCTTCGACGACCCTCGTGTCGGGCTCTCGCTCGCCAACACCCTGTTCTACGTCGTGATGGCCGTGCCGCTCGAGATCATCTTCGCGCTGATCCTCGCTCTGCTGCTGAACCGCGTGGGTCGTGGAGCGGGCTTCTTCCGCGTGCTCTACTACCTTCCCAAGATGACCCCGGCCGTCGCGACGGCTGCCGTCTTCTTCCTGCTGCTCAACGGCAACTCCGGCGCCATCAACCAGTTCCTCCGCCTGTTCGGCATCTCGGGGCCGCAATGGCTGGTCGACCCTGCATGGGTCAAACCGAGCATCGTCATCATGACGCTGTGGACGGTCGCGGGCACCATGGTTATCTTTCTCGCCGCGCTCAAGAACGTGCCGGTCGAGCTCTACGAGGTGGCATCGCTCGACGGCGCGGGGGCGGTGCGCCGGTTCTTCTCGATCACGCTGCCGATGATCTCCGGCGCGATGTTCTTCAACGTCATCGTGCTCTCGATCGCAGCCTTCCAGATCTTCGATCAGGCGTACCTGCTCTTCTGGCGAGATCAGAGCAATGCCTCCCCCGAGGCATCTCTGTTCTATGCCATCTATCTGTTCCAGCAGGCATTCCGCCAGTTCGACTTCGGCTTCGCCGCCGCCATGGCCTGGCTGCTGTTCGTGATCATCATGCTGATCACGCTCGTGCAGGTGAAGGTCGGCAATCGTTTCGTCTACTACGAGGGAGACCGCTGA